The DNA window GGCCGTGATCGACGAGTTCCGCAAGGAATCGGCGATCCTCGACTCGCTGATCTTCGACGACGTCGTCAACCCCTCCGGCGGGGGCGCCACCCTCACCTACGGATACCGCCGGCTGATCACGCAGCCGACCGCGGATTTCCGCGCGCTGAACTCGGAGTACGCGCCGCAGAACGTCACAACCGCACCGTTTTCGGTCAACCTGGCCGTGCTCGGCGGAGCGTTCGAGGTCGACCGGGTTATCGCAAAGGTCGGCCCGGCCGCGTCCGCCGCGGTGTCGCTGAACATGTCGCAGAAGATCAAGGCCGCGAACACCCGGTTTCAGGATGCCGTGATCAACGGCGACACCGCCGTCGACACCAACGGTTTCGACGGGCTCGACAAGGCGCTCGTGGGTTCCACCACGGAGTTTCGAGCCGGCCAGGTCACCGACTGGACCGACTTCGACACCAACGCGCGCGCCGAGCACAAGGCGCTCGACGCCATCGACGAGTTCCTCTCACTGCTCGACGGCGCGCCGTCGGTGGTCATCGGCAACGCGAAGTCGCTTGCTCGTGTCCGGGCAGCAGCTCGGCGCGCGAGCATGTACACCCGCGACCCGGTCGAGGGGCTACTCGGCGTCAACGGGCGCCCGGTGGTCCGCGAGACATACGGCGGGGTACTGCTCGTCGACGCCGGTGCCAAGGCCGGCACGAACAACCCGATTGTGCCGATTCTCGGCCGGACCGTTGGCGGCACCGCGGCGACCGGGCTCACCGATTTGTACGCCTACCGCGTGGGACTCGACGGCTTCCACGGTGTCGCGACCGTCGGCACGCAGCTCGTCGAGAGCTGGCTGCCCGACTTCACCCTCGCCGGCGCCGTGAAGAAGGGCGAGGTGGAACTCGGCCCGGTCGCCGTCGCGCTCAAGGCCACGAAGGCGGCCGCCGTATTCCGCAACATCAAGGTGCAGTGATGCCACGACACACCATCGAAACCCCCGTCACCGACTACACGGGCACCGTCGCCGGCGTCCGCTTCACCGCCGGCCGCGGCGAGACCGACAACGAGAACGCCGTCGCCTACTTCCAGCGCCAGGGCTACACCGTGACGCCGGCCGAGGACGACGTCGAGCCCGACGAGCTGCCCGTCGACGACCCGCCGGTCGCCCCCGCGCCCCTCGACGAGGCACCGGTCGAGAACCCCTCGGCCGAGCCGGAAGGCACGAAGCGCGCCAGCCGCCGCACACCGGCGAAGTAGCCGCCGCGGTCGGCGCCCCGCCCCGACCGGGCGCCGGCCGCGGCTTCCACCAAACGAGAGGGGGTCGCCGTGGCGCGCGTGTACGCGACCGCCGAGGACTACGCGAACTGGCTCGACCTCACCACCCCACCCGAAGGCATCGCCCGGTCGCTCGCGCGCGCATCGCAGCTCGTCGACTGGCTGCTCGTGACCGCCGTCTACGCAACCGACCCCGTCGGGTACCCGACCGACCCGGACAAGCGCGCCGCGGTTCGCGATGCCACGTGCGCGACCGTCGCATGGTGGGAGGACACCGGCGACGACACCGGCGCCGCGGCCCGCTACACCTCGGCCGGCATCGGGTCCGTCACCTTGTCCCGGGCGAACACGCCGACCGCGGCAACCCCCGCCGGCGCACAAGCCGCTCGGCTCGCGCCCGAAGCCATGCAGCTACTCGCCGACGCCGGCCTCGGCGACGGCCCGGTCGAGCAGGAGGTCGCCCGGTGGCGATGACCATGCCGGCGTTCCTGCTCCCGCACACCGTGACCGTGAAGCCCTACGCCGGCACCGGCGCGTACGGGCCGAGCTTCGGCCGGCCGTTCACCATCCGCCGCGCCTACGTCGAGGACCGTCGCCGCCTGGTCCGCGCGTCCGATGGCGCCGAGACCATCAGCGAAACGACCGTCGTCGTTCGCCCCGGCCCGGCGATTCCGGCCGGCTCTGAGGTGACCGTGTGGCCCGGCACGCCGGCCGCACGCTCGGCGACAGTCATCACCTCGAGCACGTTCGATCACCCCAGCGCGCCGGCGCATCTAGAGATCACGCTCACGTAGGAGGTACCCGCCGTGCGGCTCAAGACTGAGTTTCACTGGAAAGGCGACCACCTCATCGACGAATTCACCCGCGGCGCAGAGAAGGGCGTCAAGCTCGCCGCCGAGCACGTTCGCAGCGTCGCCGTGAACCGAGCGCCGAAAGACACCGGTGCGCTCCGCAACACCGGCACCGCGACCACGGACGGACTCACCGGCGCCGTCTCGTTCGACACCGAGTACGCCGTGCGCCAGCACGAAGAGACCACTTGGCACCACGAAGACGGCCAGGCGAAGTACCTCGAGACCGCGCTCGACGACGAGATCGACGTCGCCCGGCAGATCATCGCCGCGCAGATCCGCAAGGCGACCCGGTCGTGAGCTTCCTATCTGAACTCGGCGACATCCTCGCCCGCCACCTGGCCGCGGCAGGGGCCGGCGTTTACCGGCCCGACGGGGTCTACGCGCCCGGCGAGACCGGCATCGTGTTCGGCGCCATACCGGCCGAGCCGCC is part of the Amycolatopsis sp. CA-230715 genome and encodes:
- a CDS encoding minor capsid protein, which gives rise to MRLKTEFHWKGDHLIDEFTRGAEKGVKLAAEHVRSVAVNRAPKDTGALRNTGTATTDGLTGAVSFDTEYAVRQHEETTWHHEDGQAKYLETALDDEIDVARQIIAAQIRKATRS
- a CDS encoding major capsid protein — encoded protein: MPVTLAEAKNNAQTDYDPAVIDEFRKESAILDSLIFDDVVNPSGGGATLTYGYRRLITQPTADFRALNSEYAPQNVTTAPFSVNLAVLGGAFEVDRVIAKVGPAASAAVSLNMSQKIKAANTRFQDAVINGDTAVDTNGFDGLDKALVGSTTEFRAGQVTDWTDFDTNARAEHKALDAIDEFLSLLDGAPSVVIGNAKSLARVRAAARRASMYTRDPVEGLLGVNGRPVVRETYGGVLLVDAGAKAGTNNPIVPILGRTVGGTAATGLTDLYAYRVGLDGFHGVATVGTQLVESWLPDFTLAGAVKKGEVELGPVAVALKATKAAAVFRNIKVQ